In Puntigrus tetrazona isolate hp1 chromosome 18, ASM1883169v1, whole genome shotgun sequence, one genomic interval encodes:
- the LOC122362761 gene encoding ZP domain-containing protein-like → MQELPVDPSVLDSSISSRWDELIRAQVFNAISKNEIFSTDDSSSIITRKHEVEIEFSCRYEKKNNISLEFTARRHITTITEKGFGTLTYSFGLFRTVNYNTEIDVTTYPAEYDLGEMIYMQIESQSTINNTELFVESCVATPYNDPSYQTSYTIIQNGCILDETVEFYTSHQPLVRFGLQAFRLKTN, encoded by the exons ATGCAGGAGCTCCCTGTAGATCCATCAGTCCTGGACTCATCGATCAGCAGTCGATGGGATGAGCTGATCAGAGCTCAGGTCTTCAACGCCA tttcaaaaaatgAGATTTTCTCGACCGATGACTCAAGCAGCATCATTACCAGAAAACATGAAGTGGAGATTGAGTTCTCCTGTCGTTacgagaagaaaaacaacatctcCCTGGAGTTCACCGCACGTAGACATATAACCACCATCACCGAGAAAGGCTTTGGTACCCTCACCTACAGCTTTGGACTCTTCAGAACAGTAAACTACAACACAGAAATAGACGTGACCACATATCCAGCGGAGTATGACCTTGGAGAGATGATTTATATGCAGATCGAATCCCAATCTACGATCAACAACACAGAGCTTTTCGTTGAATCTTGTGTGGCGACACCATACAACGACCCCAGCTACCAAACATCCTACACAATCATCCAAAACGG GTGTATCTTGGATGAAACGGTTGAGTTCTACACAAGCCATCAGCCACTGGTCCGTTTCGGCCTTCAAGCCTTCCGGTTAAAAACCAATTGA
- the LOC122362762 gene encoding paraneoplastic antigen Ma1 homolog codes for MEVNEIIAWCREKNVELDRVLILSKVPTDCDDRVVYDVLDTVLGIGKCKVLDRHSDETKQYQFILIEIACSISEISIPSEIGGPEVGPWYTQVVHVAAETPKQREEEFQSKLISFLQKEGKSLADIPSVVSPAPDLNTKLVDAINSLVQTCHVASSEERVGYRRLRPFSGFIPTPPGEDEYEVWVEQTTHILEEWQCSDNIKKQRLVECLRGPAGDIVRFEKTGNPTATFSDYLSVLESTFGTTEDAADLMLRFRSTYQNEGEKLSAYILRLDRMLHSMLRKKGIEYSALNHLRMRQIVRGALSSDLVAMRLRMTHKLCAPPSFNELMKEVREEENIANSRSSLQSKVAVSVVSSAKKESSANTNLADSEIEKLKREIRGLKNEVSRLSAAAKEPVTHDRPAMHSLSATAESKTTIRPVIKAGVFCYRCGEDGHLKRDCNNEENLRKVNQRLIRMRQSSGNFSGAQ; via the coding sequence ATGGAGGTTAATGAGATTATTGCATGGTGCAGAGAGAAAAACGTTGAGTTGGACAGAGTTCTTATTTTAAGCAAGGTGCCTACAGACTGTGATGACAGAGTAGTCTATGATGTGCTGGATACTGTTCTGGGGATTGGGAAATGCAAAGTGCTTGATCGTCACTCTGATGAAACTAAGCaatatcagtttattttgattgaaaTAGCTTGTAGCATCTCCGAGATATCTATTCCTTCAGAGATTGGAGGACCTGAGGTTGGTCCCTGGTACACGCAGGTCGTTCATGTAGCAGCTGAAACCCCTaagcagagagaggaagagttCCAGTCTAAATTGATCTCTTTCCTCCAAAAAGAGGGCAAATCATTAGCTGACATCCCAAGTGTTGTTTCCCCTGCACCTGACCTCAACACTAAATTAGTTGATGCCATAAACTCTCTTGTCCAAACGTGTCATGTGGCTTCATCAGAGGAGAGAGTGGGATACAGAAGGCTGCGTCCTTTCTCAGGATTCATACCAACTCCTCCTGGGGAAGATGAGTATGAGGTTTGGGTAGAGCAGACTACCCACATTCTGGAAGAATGGCAGTGTTCTGATAATATCAAGAAGCAGAGACTTGTAGAGTGTCTCAGAGGTCCTGCAGGCGATATTGTTAGATTTGAAAAGACTGGAAACCCAACTGCTACTTTCAGTGATTATCTCAGTGTGCTAGAGTCAACATTTGGCACTACTGAGGATGCTGCTGATTTGATGTTAAGGTTTCGGAGCACTTACCAGAATGAGGGAGAAAAGCTCTCCGCCTACATACTGAGGTTGGACAGGATGTTGCACAGTATGCTAAGGAAGAAAGGCATAGAATATTCTGCCCTGAATCATCTTCGAATGCGGCAGATTGTCAGAGGTGCCCTGTCAAGTGATCTGGTGGCTATGCGGCTGAGGATGACCCATAAGCTTTGTGCCCCTCcttcttttaatgaattaatgaaagaagtgagagaagaagaaaacataGCGAACAGCCGGAGTTCATTACAGTCTAAAGTAGCCGTGTCTGTAGTGTCCTCCGCCAAGAAGGAGTCATCTGCTAATACTAACCTTGCAGACTCAGAAATAGAGAAGCTGAAAAGGGAGATTAGGGGGTTGAAAAATGAAGTGTCACGCTTGTCAGCTGCAGCAAAAGAACCTGTAACCCATGATCGTCCTGCTATGCACAGTCTATCTGCAACTGCAGAGAGTAAAACAACAATAAGACCAGTGATCAAAGCTGGTGTTTTCTGTTACAGATGTGGGGAAGATGGGCATCTGAAGCGTGATTGTAACAATGAAGAAAATCTCAGGAAAGTAAACCAGCGACTCATCAGAATGAGACAGTCATCGGGAAACTTCTCCGGGGCTCAGTAG